DNA sequence from the Aphelocoma coerulescens isolate FSJ_1873_10779 chromosome 27, UR_Acoe_1.0, whole genome shotgun sequence genome:
ctGAATGTCCCTGGCTGGGGCAGCGCAGACAGGGACCCTTACATGGGGGATGATTGCTCCATAAATCTCTGGTTCCTCTTTGCCACCCTGCAAAGGAAGAGGGAGAAGACTGAGACAAGAGGGAGAAGACTGAGACTGATCTCCATCCTCCatcctccctctctccattttccattcttcccctctccttcctctaCCTCATCTGGGGCTATGGGTCCTGTGGTGTTGCCAGTGGGGtgaaccatgtccccagggctgggctggggttcCTGGGCACCCCTTACCCTGGGCACTCACCGTCTGGTACCTATTGATGGACCCCCAGGGGTCGGGCTGGCTgccagtgctggggaaggggaggtgGCCTGGTTTGCACCCGTGTTCCCTGTAGCAGCACCCCTGTGTGAGCCGCAGAGAGAGGCAGGGTTAGAGcctgggctgggtgctgggtggTGGGGATAGGGAGTGCTGGGGGTGTTTATGGGTGCACTGTGTGCTGGCACAGGTGTGCCCACGTGTGCCTCTGCACGTTCCACAGGGGACGGTATCCCTCACCCCCCACCCTGTGCCCCGGGGTGAGGGGAAGGGCGTTGGGGGAGCAAAGGCAGCACAGAGGGCTCAGGGGTGCACACTCAGGTGTGAGGATGGGACCGCCCAGACAGCTTCCCCCACACTGCTGCTCGTGGCTACAAACCGGCTCTCCAGGGTCGCCCTTTTCTCCCTGGAAAGGAAGTGAGAGATCCTGTCAGTACCTGgctctgggggtccccaggcctcccaaacccccccaggcagtgctgtgccTCGCAGCCAGAGTACCACCTGCTGTGGAGCTGTTTGGTCAGGGTGCCATGGCCAGCGCTGTGCCTGTGCCCCTGCTCCATGACCCCTGCCCATGGTGCCACTGCCCAGCTCACCTTGGGGCCCGGCAGCCCGGCCGATCCGCGGTGCCCAGCGTGGCGTGAGTCGCACTGCGAAGAGAGAATGTGTGGGGTGATACAGGTGCCCCCTCCCTAGCACCCATAGCCCGGGACCACCTACTCACCCTGTAGTCCCCTGGTGGTCCTGGTGGCCCCATGGGACCTGGCATGCCCGGGGACCCTGGCTCTCCGGTCCGGCCAGGGCTCCCTGGCATGCCTGGCAGCCCATACTCGCCCTTCTCTCCCTGAGGGCAGATGGCACAGGGTGGTGAGTGTGGGGTTGAGCCCCTGTGTTCCCCCAGGCCCCACAGTGGCAGGACTGGGGCAGTCTCGGGGCAGCCCTGAAGCCCTCTGAGGGCTTGGTAATGGGGGCTGCTCCCCCAGGGCAAGGCGAGCAGCTGGTGAGCCCATgtaccccatcccaccccagggCCATGGATAGGCTGGGCTGGGACCCCCTTACCTTTGGTCCTGTGAATCCTGGCTCCCCTCGGAGCCCTGGTTTGCCAGGGAGTGAGGCAGATCCTGGGGGACCAGGGGGTCCGTCGTGCCCAGGCACCCCGGGGGGACCCTGAGGCCCTGGGAGTCCTGGTGCCCCTGGGGGTCCATCTGGCCCAGCTGAGCCTGGAGACCCTGGAAGTCCTTCAGCCCCAGGGAAACCAGGtggccccacagcccctggaggGCCTGGGGGTCCTGGCTTTCCCTCCCGCCCAGGGGCCCCCGGGGGGCCATCGTGGCCCGGGTAACCTGGGGGTCCGGGCATGCCGGGCAGCccagggggacctgggggtcctgggtttCCCACAGGGCTGGAGACTTCCAGCTGCTTGTCAGattggagggagagaggagagaggagagagaggagagagagcagaGTCAATGAACTGCCGTGTCCCATCCCCTGGTCCCCCTGCCCACCCGCACAGCCACGCATCCCAATCGTCCCCATCCTCGCCAGTCCAGCGGGGGACAGACACCGCGGCCGGGACCGGCAtcccctgtccttgtccctgctCCGGTGCTCACCTCGTTCTCCGATCTCTCAGGGAGTGCAGCAGGCGCGGGCGGGCTCCGCGCTCCCCAGGTGCCCGGGGGCCCCGGCGGCCCCGGTGGTCCAGGAGGACCCGGGGGCCCCCGGGGGCCCTGGTGACCTGGCTGTCCGGGGCTGCCGgactttcctctctcccctaAGAATCCGGGCTGGCCTCTCTCTCCCGGGTACCCTCGGTCACCTTTCTCTCCCTGTCGGAGAAATTCAGAGCCTGGCTCCACCTCCTGGCACTTTTCTCCACTGGAGCCCACCACGGGCACCTGCTTACCCCCCGCCTCCCTGGGGCCACCTGAGTCACTCCCTaacccaaatcccaaagttAGAATCCAAATCCTGAGCAAAAAGGTTTTTGCACAGACAAAAGACCATCAGGACTTCGTCCCTGTGGGTTCCGGCACCCCCCTGCCCCTTCCCAAGGAGGACCACCCCACCTTTGGGCCAGGAGGGCCGGGAGGGCCGGGGCGCACGGGGCAGACACAGCCGGAGATGTTGTGCacctggagagggagagagcGATGAGCCGCGGGACCGGAGCCCCGACTGACGGGTCCGACACGGCTGCCCCGCGCCCACCTCTCACCTGGAGGGCAGGGCCTCTCTTCGGGGCCGAGGGGACCCGCCGGGGCAGCCCCTTTGCCGTCGTCTGtgtggaggagaggaggggCTGAGTGCGAGACCCTTGAGcaccatccccattccccactCCCACCGTCCCCATcctgtcctgccctgcccagcccgtGTCCTCCAGAGGCCCTTGCCCGGGTGTCCATCCCAGGCTGGCCCTGACACGCCCCGGGGACCAGGACCCCTCCACCACCTGGATCTGCAGGAACTCCTCTTCCACTGCGCTCCCCTCAAAGATCTCCGGGGCAGCCGTGGGTCGGTGCTGCTGGGACAGACAGAGAGTACTCAGTCCAGGGctcggggggggtcccggggggcagATGCGGCCATCCCCCAGTCGGGGCTGCCCTCAGCCGGGTGTGGGGGCCCAACCCCAGCGCTGCTGTGGGCCTAGCCCATgtgaggggacactgggagctgcCGTGACTTCTTTCCAAGGGGGTAGACAGAGCTGAGAGCTGCGCTCGGGGTTGGAACAGGGCGTGGTGCCCAGGCTGGTGTGCGGAAGCAGGGCACGGATAAGGCGAAGGACATAGCAAGGAGCCTGGCTGCAGCCGGGGAGTTTCGGGcgggctggaggagctggagcgggGACACTGCCCAGGGAAAAAGCACCTGTCCTCGTGTGCGCGGCGGGGCATGGCCCGACCCCTTCGCTGCCCCCCTGGAGGCTTGGTCCCGGCGTCTAGGGGCTGTTGCCAGAGGGGGTTTGCTCAGCAGCACCTTCTCCATGGGCTCCACGCTGGCGTCTGTGTCTGTAGGAGCaaaggagcactgggatgggaggTGGCAAGGCTGGAGGGGGACCATGGTGGCACAAAACTCCCAGTTCCCAGCACCTGCCGTGCCCACAGCAGTGCCACCAGCAGCCCTAGACCCTGGCACCCCACACTTCACCCTCCACCTGTCCCCTCCATgctgaggaatttggggtgctgGAGAAGCCATGTCCCCAACCCGCCATGCCTACCTTCCTCCCCATCCAGGGTGGGGGCCGTGGGGCTGGTGCCTGGATCTGGGGTGGTGTCCTCTGAGCCCAGGGAAAACCACTGGGCCGTGGCAGGGTGCAGGCACCCGGCCAGCACCGAGACGACGCAGAGGGTGTGGAGGAGGTGCAGGGGACTGCTGGACCCCATTCCGCTGCCTCGGGGCCCGGCTGCCCAGGATGGAGGTCCTTGGCTCATCCCACTCGCCTGTGCTGTCTGGTCCCgtggccccggcacggcgcccacTGTTATCGGTGGCCCCCGACACGCCCCTTGCCCGCCCCGCACCCCACGGACCGCATCCGGCGGGCGCTGAGCACCCACGCAGCCAGGCCACTGTCTGTCCTGCCAGCCAAGGGAGAGGAGCGCTAGTGGGAACCACGGGAAGGGAGCCAGGGCCAGGAGGAGATGCCAGAATGGATGcgagggagggctggggaggagatGCCTGGAAATGGGGAGTAAATCCAGTGGACGAGGGGGCCCGCTGAGAGCAGGGGGCATCGGCTGCAGGTCGTCCCTGAGGTCTGCTCTTCTGCTGGtgcctggcaggagaggcaCCCGGCCATCTGTGCAGGCACCATGTCCCAAAGTACGTGCAAAGGGCCTGGGGTCTCACTGGTTTCATCAGAGCTACCCTTGGCTGGGGGCTACAGCCCTCTctgacccccagccccctcctgctcctgcctcctgctGACCTGCAAcctctccccagggctggggcagctccaggccctgctggggcaagtggctgagcagctgcagccatTTTGGGCTTCCCTAGCCTCGAGAATCCTGAAGAGCCCCCCCATCAAGGACTGGGAGCATGgtctgtcccaggcaaggaccTGGGCTACGCTGAGCACCAAACACCAGCACTGAGCCCCTGCATGGCCACAGAGCTGTGGTTGGGGTGGGGGCAGCACGGCTGAGCACCAAACACCAGCACTGAGCCCCTGCATGGCCACAGAGCTGTGGTTGGGGTGGGGGCAGCACGGCTGTGAGggcaccagcccagccccactccatttcacaggatggtgctgggacagggaccTGGAGGAGCAGTGCCTGGGCAGAGGTGGTGGAACATTGCCCCCGTCTCCTGCATGCCCAACCAGCCACTGGCCCTGCCGCTGCCCGCAGACACAACAGTGTCCCTGGCAGGcacacagcactgccaaggcctgaTAAGGTGCTACAGCCTGAGCGGGGCTGGGCACCTGTTTGGGTTTTGTCTCTGCTGGGACACTGAGTCAAGGCTGGTGCCTTTGCCCCGAGTCACGGCCCCTGCACAGCAgtcccaggcagggcaggggctcaGAGCGGTGCTGTGTCACCATGCCTTGTGGGGCCTGGGGCTGGGAATTGTGGGGGGACATAGACCCTGCTTGCCTCTGTCTTGCCTGTACTTGGTGATGCCCAACTCACCTGCATGGGAGAGAGAAGATGGTCTTGAGAGCCCTCGTGGCAATGCAACCAATGCGGTCGCTCAAGCCTCAAAATGCCAGTTTAAGCACTAGATGTACTCACCCATGAGTTGAGTTTGGGTTTCTCAGCCCAGGCCTGCATgacaggcagctctgctcctcatgTCCCACCCACTATACTGACCCCCACACCAGGGCCCCCCCCGTCAGGTCCAAGACACTCTTGCTGCGCCCAAGACCCCGCTGCAGTGCCCACAACACCCTTGTTGTTGAGCATCCAGACGgctctccccagctgccccacGCCCGGTGCTGGCTGAGATGCCCCAGGGCGCAGCTCGGGGGGTCACCAGCCCCGGGGGATGCTCGGGGACTGTTCCCCCgggcccaggggctgctctccgCCGTCTCCCGGGCTCCCACCCTCGCCCGGTGCTGCGGGGACTGGCGGGGCCGGGGTCCCAGGGGGATGCCGGGGCTTGCTCCCCGCTCCCGCTTTTCCCGAGTAGCCACTAGGTGCCGGCAGCCTTCAACCTATCCCGGGCtgtgcggggcggggggcgcgggggcccGCGGGTGCGGGACCGAGGGCAGGTGGGCTCggggagccggcggggccgccccgggccGTCCCGGACAGACCGGGGCCGAGCCGCACGGGATGCTGCGTTgccagcagcacttttcctCCCGCCGGGGCCTCCCACGCCCGGAGCTCAGAGCCCACCCCGGGGGTCTTGGCCGCATCCTCCGCGCTGCAGCCCCGCACGGCGTGTGCGTACCCCGTTCGTCCCGGTTGCTCTCGGGACTGAGTAGGGGTCGAGGAGGAGGGTGATTCGGGAGGgtggcgcggggccgggggggggtgCTCCGGGCCGGCTCTCCGCGCTGCCCGgcgccggggctgccccgccgGTGGCCCCGCTGCTGAAGCCGCTGCCGGTGCCGGTGTGGCCGCCGCCGGGGGGAGCGTCGCTGCCCGGTGGGCTCCCGGTGGCgacgggggcggccccgccggtggccccggtggcggcggcgggaggtGTGGCCAGGGGCCGCATAAAGCCGCATaaagccgccgccgccgccccgcgcccgccgccagCCGAGCGccgcggagcggggccggagcggggccgccatgcgcccggggccggggctgccggTGCTGCCGGTGCTGCCGGTGCTGCCGGTGGTGCTGGCGctgctggcggcggcggcgcggccgggcAGCGGGGAGGAGGCGATCCAGTGCCCGCCGTGCTCGGAGGAGCGGCTGGCGCGGTGCAAGGCTCCGCAGGGCTGCGCGGAGCTGGTGCGGGAGCCGGGCTGCGGGTGCTGCGCGACCTGCGCGCTGCCCCGcggcaccgcctgcggcgtctaCACCGCGCGCTGCGGTGCGGGGCTGCGCTGCTACCCACCCCGCGGcgagccccggcccctccgcaCCCTCATGCACGGCCAGGGCATCTGCACAGACCTGGCCGACGTCGAGGCCATCCAGGAGAGCCTCCAGCCCCCAGGTGAGGCGGCGGAGGGGCGGCAGAGGGTGGGTGCCCAGGGTGGGTACCCTGGGTGGGTGCCTGAGGGTCCTTGTCCCTCACAGGGGCAGTGGCATAACCCTTGTTGGCACCAACCCACTCCCTGCTCACTCGGCAAGAGCTGGGGCTACAGCATTGGACTCATCAGGGACCTCCCCGTACTTAGAGGGTGCTTATAAAAATGATGAAGAGTGACTTCTACACGGATAGATTGTGTCAGGGCAAGGGGCaggattttaaactaaaaagggaagatttagattagattttaGGAGGAAATTCCACCCTGTCAGGGTGGTGAGGCGTCtgacacaggttgcccagaatatttctggatgccccatccctggaagtgtccaaggccaggtgggacggggcttggagcagcctcgtctggtggaaggtgtgccTGCCCACGGCAGGAAGATGGAACTGGGtggtccttaaggtcccttcccacccaaaccattccatgactctaaGAGGCAGGATGGGGTGGGACAGCCCAGGATAGGAGTGCAGGGAGCATATtccagggagggagcagaggtggGCTGCAGGAGACCTGGTACAAGTGGCTCACGTTTGTGCCATCCTTACCCACCGTGGGCACAGCAGCGTCACAGCCAGTGGCACCGCATGTGCTGGAGAGGCCACCCTTCAGGGAGGAGTTGtcacctgctctgccctggctgcaaCGTGCCCCTGGACTGCGGGACAGCCCAATGTCCTGTGAGCACCTGCAGCCCTTGGGGACACACCCCGGCTGCCAGGGAAGCTCCCGttgcacagtgacccctgcgctgccccttccctgggatgCTGCCGGCAGATCGGACTGCACTGCCGGGAGGAAACAGGAAAGAGGCCACGGGGCACCTGCTTCCCTCCAGGCAGGTCTGGCTGGGTGCTGTGCAGGAGCTGTGTCTGTCTGTGCCGGACAGGGCAGTGAGGTGTaggcagggccaggc
Encoded proteins:
- the LOC138099076 gene encoding collagen alpha-1(XVIII) chain-like produces the protein MRPLATPPAAATGATGGAAPVATGSPPGSDAPPGGGHTGTGSGFSSGATGGAAPAPGSAESRPGAPPPGPAPPSRITLLLDPYSVPRATGTNGDRQWPGCVGAQRPPDAVRGVRGGQGACRGPPITVGAVPGPRDQTAQASGMSQGPPSWAAGPRGSGMGSSSPLHLLHTLCVVSVLAGCLHPATAQWFSLGSEDTTPDPGTSPTAPTLDGEEDTDASVEPMEKVLLSKPPLATAPRRRDQASRGAAKGSGHAPPRTRGQHRPTAAPEIFEGSAVEEEFLQIQTTAKGLPRRVPSAPKRGPALQVHNISGCVCPVRPGPPGPPGPKGEKGDRGYPGERGQPGFLGERGKSGSPGQPGHQGPRGPPGPPGPPGPPGPPGTWGARSPPAPAALPERSENELEVSSPVGNPGPPGPPGLPGMPGPPGYPGHDGPPGAPGREGKPGPPGPPGAVGPPGFPGAEGLPGSPGSAGPDGPPGAPGLPGPQGPPGVPGHDGPPGPPGSASLPGKPGLRGEPGFTGPKGEKGEYGLPGMPGSPGRTGEPGSPGMPGPMGPPGPPGDYRCDSRHAGHRGSAGLPGPKGEKGDPGEPGCCYREHGCKPGHLPFPSTGSQPDPWGSINRYQTGGKEEPEIYGAIIPHGLRGPPGNPGPPGPPGPPGPPGLLYLNRVHPVHAQPPCKQPASADRSWPSDANVPQTEPLDSRTDLQHQTWVFKSKELMVKASSAVPEGSLVYVREGSNAFLRTPTGWSRLLLEDTKSFLAGDDPSASTPQNQEPKRVQARGPNTLLQSPMDSLTQKEEEQGLTQILPTTIAPRIPSLRLAALNVPLSGDMSGIRGADLQCYRQSQEAGLYGTFRAFLSAPTQNLVSIVKRTDRTLPIINLKGQLLAKSWSSLFEGQSGAALRGPIYSFNGRSILTDPLWPHQLAWHGSTPRGGHARRWDCQGWRSSGVAEGMATALGEGRLLAGHRHNCSTPLAVLCVEVAFPYRHMW